The genome window GCGCCTCGCCGGCGGGACAGCGCGCCCAGCGCGCCAGTCGCTCCTCCGAAATGCTTCAGCATTTCGTCGTCGGCCCGGCGCGCTGGACACGCCGTCGCGCTCGGCGATGCATCGCGCGCATCTTCGCCGGACCCTGCTAGAAGCGCCGCAGGCGCGTCGTTTTCGGGTGAAGCGAAGGCGGCTTTGCCGCCGCAGCGAGGGGCTTTTGCGAAAAGCCCCTGACTGGAATTGGTAGGCCCGGAGCAAGCGCGAAGCGCTTGAGTCGGGTCTACGGGGCCTGGAGCCGGAAGGTCGCGCCGTGCGTGGGGTGGTGCTCGTCCAGCCAGGGCGAGTAGGAGCGGACGCGCACGTCGACGCCCGCGGCGTCCTCCTCGAGCTCCACCGCGAGCAGGAAGCCGTTGCCGTCGCCGCCCGTCTCGGGGCAGACGGTGCCGGTCTGGTAGTCGGCCATGACCTGGTGCACCTCCGCGCCCGCGTCGTTGACGTCGACGCTGTGGGCGAAGCCGTTGGGCACGTGACCGCTGAACACGAGGCGCGCGTTGGGGGAGGGCGCGATGGCGCCCGCGAAGAGCTCCTCGCCGTCGTTCGCGTCGACGGAGGCGACGCCGTACTCGTAGGGACAGAAGGGCTGCGCGCTCGCGTCCTGGTGGTCGTAGCGGCGGCCCTCCGCGTCGAGGTAGGCGTGCGTCGAGACGATCCCGATGCGCGTCGGGTGCGCGGCCAGCACGTCGCGGGCCCAGCGCACGACGTCGTCGCGGGGCGCGAACTCGACGCCGATCCACACGTAGTCGTGGCGCTCGCCCGAGAAGAGCCACGCGGTGTTGCCCGGCGCGCCGTCGTACGACTCGACGAAGCCGGGCGCGGCGGCCATCTCGTCGAGCGGGAAGAAGGCCTCGAGCATGGAGCTCCGATCCGCCGCGCTGCCGCCGACGCCCAGGTCGTGATTGCCCGGGGCGAGCGCGAGGGGCACGCGGCCGAAGAGCGGCGCGAGGGCGCCCTGCGCGACGCGCCACTGCGCGGCGTCGTTGTGCTCGGTGATGTCGCCGAGGTGCGCGACGGCCCGCACGTCGAGGTCCTCGAGGTGGCTGGCGATCCAGTCGCCCTGCGCCTGGAAGATGTCCGGGTAGTGGAGCGCGTAGCACTGCGTGTCCGGGACGAGCACCACACGAAAGAGCCCCGCGCGCCGCTCGAAGCTGTCGTCGTCGGCGGGCGCCACGCAGCCGAGCGTGAGCAGGGCGACGAGCGGGGCCGTGATCGGGCGACGCATCTCCCCGATCTATCACTCCTCGGGCTTGAAGCCGTGGAGCTGCATGTCGCCGGCGTCGATCAGCTTGAAGCGCGGCTGGCGCATCTGCGGCGGCACGTGCGCCTCGACGAAGCGGTTCCAGTTCGAGGCCATGACGCTGAGCGCCTGGAAGTACGTGTCCGGATCCATGCGCAGCGACGAGACGACGCGCGCGCGCTCGTTGCCCGCCTTGTGGTCGACCGCGTTGCGCCCGGGGAAGGGCGCGTGATCGGTGAAGACCAGGGCGAACTGTCGCGGCGCGTGGAGCACCTGCACGCCGTTCGCGGCGGCGGGGGTCGGCTCGGTGGACCAGTCGATCGGCATCGCCGGACGCTCGTCCGCCTGCTCGCCGGCCCGCTCGTTCGAACGCGCCGCGTCGGCCGCGGCCTTGACCTGCTCGAACGCCTTGCGCGCCTCTTCCTTCTGCTCGCTCACGCGCCGGCTATATCAAGAACGGGCCGAAAAGTATCGGGTTTGCCTTTTCGATCCGTGGCGCGGTGGTCCATCCTCGCCCGCGATGGCGAGCGAACCTCCGGGGCTGGGAAGAGGGCGAGGCAATCGAGGCGGTGGACGCGGCGGCGGGGCCCCCGGCCGGGGCGGTGGCGAGGGCGATCCGCCTGGCGAGGATGAAGGCGGGGGCGATCCGCCGCCCAGCGGCAGCGCGGGGGACGTGACCTTCACGCCCGCGGCGCCGAGCTTCGGGCCGATCCCCGCGGGGACGCCCGACGTGCGCTCGGTCCTGATCCAGAACAGCGGCCCCGAGGCGGCGATGGTGAGCCTGGGCGCGGCAGCCGAGTTCTCGCTCGTGAACGCGCGCGAGATCGAGGCGGGCGGCGAGCTCGAGCTGTTCCTCGAGTACGTCACCTCCGCGGCCGGGAGCCACAGCGACGCGCTCACCGCCGTCGGCGTCACCTCGGGCGTGGAGCTCGGCGCGGCCTCGATCAGCGGCGTGACCATCGACGCGCTGAGCGCGAGCGCCGCGTCGGTCAGCTGCGGGAGCGCCACCGTCGGGGCGAGCAAGGCGACCGCCTTCTACGTCACCAACGCGACGGGCAGCGAGGTCAGCGTCGCGGTCGGCGCGGGCGACTTCACCGTCACGCCGGGGACCGTCCCGTCGACGGGCGTGGCGACCCAGATCCTCGTCACGTTCACGCCGACGGCCGACGGCGCGCGCGAGGCCACCGTCACGGTGGGGGACGACGTCGAGGTCGCGCTGAGCGGCACGGGGGTCGCGGAGGCCGAGGAGCCGCTGGCCGGCGATGACCTGACGACGGTGACGACGGAGGGCGGCGACGAGGCGGCGGACGCGACCCGCTACAAGGTCTACGTCCCGAGCCACGAGACCCAGCTGACCATGGGCGAGGGGCCGGGCAGCGAGAGCAGCACGAGCCGCGCGTTCACGAGCGTCGACGGGTTCGGCCTCGACACGGACGAGAACTTCTACGTGCACGCGCGCGACGGCCGCTTTTACGCGCGCGCGGGCGGCGACGTCTTCATCCAGGCCGACGGCGCGGGCGGCGGCTTCGCGCAGCTGCACCAGAAGCACGAGGACGGCGCCGCGCTCCTCAGCTCCGCGGGCTCGGCGTACGTCATCGGCGAGGGCGGCGTCATGATCAATGGCGGGCTGGACCTCTGGTGGGACGACGAGGACGACTTCGACCAGAAGCCGGACACGGCGTG of Sandaracinaceae bacterium contains these proteins:
- a CDS encoding metallophosphoesterase, which translates into the protein MRRPITAPLVALLTLGCVAPADDDSFERRAGLFRVVLVPDTQCYALHYPDIFQAQGDWIASHLEDLDVRAVAHLGDITEHNDAAQWRVAQGALAPLFGRVPLALAPGNHDLGVGGSAADRSSMLEAFFPLDEMAAAPGFVESYDGAPGNTAWLFSGERHDYVWIGVEFAPRDDVVRWARDVLAAHPTRIGIVSTHAYLDAEGRRYDHQDASAQPFCPYEYGVASVDANDGEELFAGAIAPSPNARLVFSGHVPNGFAHSVDVNDAGAEVHQVMADYQTGTVCPETGGDGNGFLLAVELEEDAAGVDVRVRSYSPWLDEHHPTHGATFRLQAP